The genomic region ACGTCGGCCACACCGAGCAGGAGCACGATGTCGTCGATCTCGCGCCTGGCGGGACCGGTGTCCTTCTTCGACGAGGTCGCGAGCTGCCAGACGGTGCCGTCGGGGGCCCGCACGACGCCGCCGTAGCCCCAGAGCGACTTCGCGGCGGGCTTGAGCGATGTGGCTCCGGCGTCGAGGGCGGCGTCGTAGAACCCCTTGGCGTCCGCGGGCTGGGACACCACGAGCGAGAGCGTGAACCCGCGGAACCCGGTCGTGGGTTCCCGCGCGGCCCGCAGGCGCACCTGTGAGTCCAGTCCGAAGGCGGTGCTGTAGAAGTGACGGGCGGCTGCGGTGTCGTCCACCTCGAGGGTGACGGATGCGATGTCGGCCATGTTCATCACGCTAGGCCCGACGCGCTGACCAGCGCTTCTCGATTCCTGACCGGTTCTGGCGTCCGCGTCGGCACCTCCCGGGGCACTCCCGCCCGCCCGGCCCGACCACGGTCCGACGCGGCGGCGGACCCGTGCCCGTGGTGCCGGCGGAACACGGGCACAGCACCATGGAGGGCATGACCCATGCCTCGTCCTCCGACCCCGCCCCCCTGACCGTGATCGACCCCGGAATCACCTTCGCGCGGCGCGGGACCGGCGACCTCCTGCTCGACCTGTATCGCCCCGCCTCCGCCGACCACCCCGTCCCGATCGTGCTCTGGGTGCACGGAGGCGGGTGGTACACCGGCGACCGGACCCAGGCGCCCGACCTCACCGACCGCGTGCGCGCCACCGGATGCGCCTTCGCGAGCATCGACTACCGGCTCTCCGGGCAGGCGTCCTTCCCCGCCCCGCTGCACGACGTGCGGGCCGCGATCCGCTTCCTGCGCGCGCACGCCGGCGAGTACGGGATCGACCCGCGGGCCGTCGCGGTGTGGGGCGGTTCCGCGGGCGGCCACCTGGCCGCGCTGGCGGGTCTGACCGGCCACCTCGGCGCCCTACCGGACGAGCAGGACACCGACGGCGACCCGTCGGTGCGGGCCGTCGTCGCGTCCTACGCCCCCGTGGACCTGGCGGCCGTGGCCGCCGAGGCGTCGGCGGGGCGTCCGGACGCGGACGCCGCGTCGTCGCCGGAGGGACGGCTGCTGGGCGGAGCACCGTCCGAGGTGCCGGCCGCGGCCCGCTACGCCTGTCCGCTGACCTGGGTGCACGCCGACGCCCCGCCCTTCCAGCTCTCCCACGGAACCTCCGACGCCCTGGTCCGGCACACCCAGAGCGAACTCCTGCACGACGCGCTGGCCGCGGCGGGTGCGTCGAGCGAGCTGTACCTGCTCGACGGTTTCGGGCACGGTTTCCTCAACCGGGCCGGCGGCCTCGACGGGCAGGCCGCCGCGGTGATGGACGACGGCCGGCTGGAGCGGGAGGGGGCGGCCGAAGCCGTGCGGCGCCGCGCGCCCGGTCCGGACTCTGCCGTCGGCACCGCCCCGGCACCTGCCCACGCCCGCACAGGTGCCCACACGGACACCCACGCCGACGCCGACGGTGAACGGACGAGGTTCGGATTCGCGACCGTGGACGACTTCCTGCGGAGACGCCTCACGGACCCGGGCCGGGACACGCCGGAGTTCGGTCGTTGAGCACGCGGCCCGGCCGCACGCCCGATGATCGACGGTGACAGGACCCCGTCACCGGATCCCGCCACACAACCCCGCCACCGGGCCACGCCGGGCGGCTCCGCCACCGGATTCGACGGAGCCGCGGTGGAACGGGTAGCCAGTGGGCGGGGATCGGCGAGGCGTGGAGCTGACAGGAGGGTCGGGCGTGGTCTGGGACGTGGCGGTCATCGTGGGCGCTGCCGTGCTCCTCGTCGTGGGGGCCGGGCCGTTCACCCGACTGGTCGACCGGCTGGCCGACCGGACCGGCATGGGCGAGACCCTGGCCGGAATCGTCCTGATCGGCGCGGTGACCTCGCTGCCCGGTCTGATCACCAGCATCGTCGGGGCGGCCGACGGCGACGCGGCCTTCGCCATGAACAACGCCCTGGGCGGGATCGCCGCGCAGACCGTCTTCATCGCGCTGGCGGACGTGTTCTATCGGCGGGCGAACCTGGAACACGCGGCCGCCTCCGTGCCCAACCTGCTCGCACCGGTGGGGTTGTGCATCATGCTCGGCGTGGCGCTGGTGGCCGGTGCCGGACCGCCGATCAGCGTCCTGGGCGTCCACCCGGCGTCCCTCCTGATCGTCGTCTGCTACTGGTACTGGCTGCGCCTGTCACGCAAGGTCGGGGCGGCACCGATGTGGCTGGTGAAGCAGACCCGCCGCACGCGCGAGGACGTTCCGGATCCGGACTCCTTCGACGAAGGCGAGCCGTTGGCCCGGATGTGGGCGAAGTTCGCCGCCCTCGCCGCCGTGGTCGCCGTCACCGGCTACCTCGTCGGTGAGGCCGGGCTGTCGCTGGTCGAACGCACGGGGATGTCGAGTGGGCTGGTGGGCGCGCTCATCACCGGGGTGGTCACCTCCCTGCCCGAACTCGTGACGGTGCTGTACGCGGTCCGCATCCGCGCGCTGCACCTGGCGCTCGGCGACATCGTCGGCGGAAACGGCTTCGACGTGCTGTTCCTGTCCGCCTCCGACATCGCCTACCGGGAGGGGCCCGTCTACGCCGAGATGGACGACCGGGTGTACCTGTTCATCGGACTGAGCGTCGTCCTCAACCTGCTGGTCGCGGCGGGTCTGATCCGCCGCCAGGAGTCCGGCATCGGGTTCGAGGGGATCGCGCTGTTCGCCTTCTACGCGGCCGGCGTGGCCATGCTCGTCGGCCTCGGCTGACCCCGCCGGCCGGCGTCCCCGGTCAGCTCCCCGCGTCGGTGCCGTGGTCGGGGACCACACGAAGGACGGGCCTGGCGGAGCGAGCCGGGTCCTGTCGGCCGCCCGCCCCCGGCCGGGCGACGAACGACAGTCCGAAGACCAGCGCGTTCAGCTCCGTCAGCGGCACGGACAGCTCGGCGGCGACCGAGGCGGGCGTGCGTCCCCCGCGGCGCAGCAGCGCGAAGACCTTGGGCAGGATCTGCGAGGTCTCCCGCGCGATGCCGTCGGGCTCGCCCGAACGGTACCCCAGCTCCGCGAGCCGCCGGCAGGCCGCGCGGTACTGCCAGTCCGTCAGCAGGTCGAGGTCGTGCAGGCGGTAGGTCAGCGCCATCGCCGACACCCGCCAGATGCCCTTGGCCTCGAGGAGCTGGTCGACCTGGGCGCCCGAGGGCATCCGGCCGACGACGTCGGCGCGCGGCAGCAGGAAGGCGCTCGCGAACTGGTTGGCCTCGCGCTCGGCCTCCGGGCCGCTGGAGGGCCGCTCGTGGCCGTGCATGACCAGGTGGCCGAGCTCGTGGGCGGCGTCGAACCGGCCGCGCTCGCCGCTCTTGGCCGTGTTGAGGAAGACGTAGGGCACGGAGTCGCGCCAGAAGCTGAAGGCGTCGACGTCCTGGTGCTCGGTGTCGAGCGAGAACACCCGGACGCCGTGCGCCTCCAGCAGGTGCACCAGGTTCGGGGCGGCGGCGTCGCCGAGCTCCCACAGGGAGCGCACCATCTCCGCGGCGGCCTCGGGGAAGGGCTTGCCGTAGGTGGGCACGCGCGGCGGGGGCAGGGTGAAGTGGTCGGTCAGCCAGTCGTTGAGTTCCACGCCCAGCGCGGCCTGGGCCCGGACCGCCCGCTGCTTGCGCAGGGAGGTCTTGGTGCGGGCGCGGAACGCCACGGCCTCGGAGGGGATCTCCTCGATCTCGTCCGCGGCGAGGAAGGCGACGGGGAAGCCGAGGGCGTGCGCGATCGCGCGCACCGACTCATGGGTGGGCTCGGCCAGGCCGTTCTCGTACCCGGACAGGGCCTGCTGGGAGATCCCGCTCATCCGCGCCAACCGCGCGAGGGTGAGTGCCCTGCGCTCCCGAGCGAGCCGGATGCGTGATGGCGTGACCATGGTGTGTACAGCCCTGTCGTCGTTCATGACCCGGCGGGAAGCGCGCCCGCCGGGCCGGTGGTCGTCAGCGGTCGTTGACCGGAATGCGGATCTGCTCCGGTTCCTCCTCCACTCCCGGGTGCGCCACGGCACCGATCTCCACGGTGGGGAGCGTGATGCGCTCGAACCAGCCGGTGATCAGGCCCTGGTCGTTCGGAGGGTGCGGACGAGA from Nocardiopsis aegyptia harbors:
- a CDS encoding VOC family protein; the protein is MADIASVTLEVDDTAAARHFYSTAFGLDSQVRLRAAREPTTGFRGFTLSLVVSQPADAKGFYDAALDAGATSLKPAAKSLWGYGGVVRAPDGTVWQLATSSKKDTGPARREIDDIVLLLGVADVAATKRFYVGRGMTVGKSFGRTYVEFESGDDPVKPVPVPAPRPGQGRRRPGRGRRITPDRAQRRHRSLHRPRRVHLGARVPVRRVLKGRQSTRAGFHGPGRVSDETGRR
- a CDS encoding alpha/beta hydrolase, whose product is MTHASSSDPAPLTVIDPGITFARRGTGDLLLDLYRPASADHPVPIVLWVHGGGWYTGDRTQAPDLTDRVRATGCAFASIDYRLSGQASFPAPLHDVRAAIRFLRAHAGEYGIDPRAVAVWGGSAGGHLAALAGLTGHLGALPDEQDTDGDPSVRAVVASYAPVDLAAVAAEASAGRPDADAASSPEGRLLGGAPSEVPAAARYACPLTWVHADAPPFQLSHGTSDALVRHTQSELLHDALAAAGASSELYLLDGFGHGFLNRAGGLDGQAAAVMDDGRLEREGAAEAVRRRAPGPDSAVGTAPAPAHARTGAHTDTHADADGERTRFGFATVDDFLRRRLTDPGRDTPEFGR
- a CDS encoding sodium:calcium antiporter yields the protein MELTGGSGVVWDVAVIVGAAVLLVVGAGPFTRLVDRLADRTGMGETLAGIVLIGAVTSLPGLITSIVGAADGDAAFAMNNALGGIAAQTVFIALADVFYRRANLEHAAASVPNLLAPVGLCIMLGVALVAGAGPPISVLGVHPASLLIVVCYWYWLRLSRKVGAAPMWLVKQTRRTREDVPDPDSFDEGEPLARMWAKFAALAAVVAVTGYLVGEAGLSLVERTGMSSGLVGALITGVVTSLPELVTVLYAVRIRALHLALGDIVGGNGFDVLFLSASDIAYREGPVYAEMDDRVYLFIGLSVVLNLLVAAGLIRRQESGIGFEGIALFAFYAAGVAMLVGLG
- a CDS encoding helix-turn-helix domain-containing protein, with the translated sequence MNDDRAVHTMVTPSRIRLARERRALTLARLARMSGISQQALSGYENGLAEPTHESVRAIAHALGFPVAFLAADEIEEIPSEAVAFRARTKTSLRKQRAVRAQAALGVELNDWLTDHFTLPPPRVPTYGKPFPEAAAEMVRSLWELGDAAAPNLVHLLEAHGVRVFSLDTEHQDVDAFSFWRDSVPYVFLNTAKSGERGRFDAAHELGHLVMHGHERPSSGPEAEREANQFASAFLLPRADVVGRMPSGAQVDQLLEAKGIWRVSAMALTYRLHDLDLLTDWQYRAACRRLAELGYRSGEPDGIARETSQILPKVFALLRRGGRTPASVAAELSVPLTELNALVFGLSFVARPGAGGRQDPARSARPVLRVVPDHGTDAGS